A region of Ramlibacter agri DNA encodes the following proteins:
- a CDS encoding ABC transporter permease: MTTAMLTTNDSIAQALPVKPKRPRRANPFASTRVQAILLLVTLLGSWEAAVRIFKVPKYLVPPVSDIAIALWRGLATGPLAKDGFWFHGGVTVAEILLGFLIGGGVGLAIGIVVSQMPKAEALLEPYVAALQSVPKVAVAPIIVVWLGFGIGSKVMIICLLTFFPVLVTSIAGFKAVDPDRIDLLRSLSATPWQIFRKAKFPSALPYIFAGLNMAAAFAVVGAVVGEFVGAQNGLGVLILQMEAQMDTGGSFAVCVVLSVIGIVLTGALRRIQRRVLHWMPADSSQQRTVNV; the protein is encoded by the coding sequence ATGACGACCGCCATGCTCACCACCAATGACTCCATCGCGCAGGCCCTCCCGGTGAAGCCGAAGCGACCGCGCCGCGCCAATCCGTTCGCATCGACCCGGGTCCAGGCGATCCTGCTGCTGGTCACGCTGCTCGGCTCCTGGGAAGCGGCCGTGCGCATCTTCAAGGTGCCGAAGTACCTGGTGCCGCCGGTCAGCGACATCGCGATCGCGCTGTGGCGCGGCCTGGCCACCGGGCCGCTGGCCAAGGACGGCTTCTGGTTCCATGGCGGCGTCACGGTCGCCGAGATCCTGCTCGGTTTCCTGATCGGCGGCGGCGTGGGCCTGGCGATCGGCATCGTGGTGTCGCAGATGCCGAAAGCCGAGGCGCTGCTGGAGCCCTATGTCGCGGCCCTGCAGAGCGTTCCCAAGGTGGCGGTCGCGCCGATCATCGTGGTGTGGCTGGGTTTCGGCATCGGTTCCAAGGTGATGATCATCTGCCTGCTCACCTTCTTCCCGGTGCTGGTGACCAGCATCGCGGGCTTCAAGGCGGTGGACCCGGACCGCATCGACCTGCTGCGCTCGCTGTCGGCCACGCCCTGGCAGATCTTCCGCAAGGCCAAGTTCCCGAGCGCGCTGCCCTACATCTTCGCAGGCCTGAACATGGCCGCCGCCTTTGCCGTGGTCGGCGCGGTGGTGGGCGAATTCGTCGGCGCCCAGAACGGCCTGGGCGTGCTGATCCTGCAGATGGAAGCGCAGATGGATACCGGCGGCAGCTTCGCGGTGTGCGTGGTGCTGTCGGTGATCGGCATCGTGCTCACCGGCGCGCTGCGCCGCATCCAGCGCCGCGTGCTGCACTGGATGCCGGCCGACAGCTCGCAGCAGCGCACCGTGAACGTTTGA